In Lacinutrix sp. Bg11-31, the DNA window AACTGGTTATTAGGTTCTGCAACTTTAACTCCTGCTGCTAAAGCTGAGATTAATGCTAAATTATTACCAGTATTACAAAACGGAGTTTCTGTAGAGATTGCATCTCACACAGATTCTAGAGGTTCTGCTTCATCTAACAGATCTTTATCTGAAAGAAGAGCACAAGCTGTAACTAACTACTTAATCTCTAAAGGAATCAATTCTTCAAGAATTGTTTCTAATGGATATGGTGAGTCTAGATTAGCTAACAGATGTTCTGATGGTGTTTCTTGTACAGAAAGAGAACACTTAGCAAATAGAAGAACTCAATTTAGAGTTATCAATGCTAACTAAGATGTAATTCTTATTTCATTTATATAAAAAAAGAAGCCTTCGGGCTTCTTTTTTTTGTTATATACTTAAAAGCCTATAACTTGGTGTAGTTAGATATATACTTTTTGGTATTATAGAAGTATTTACTTTAATGCCCTTAAATAGCATACTCTAATATTCGTAATTGTATTTATAAAATAAAGCCTCATTCAATATTTATATTGAGTGAGGCTTTATTAATAATAGTATTATTTAATGCTTAAACTATTTATTTAAACATATCCATTCCTGGAATACTAGGCATACCGTCTTTTGCTACCGCAGCTAATTCTGCTTCATTAATTTGAGAGGCCTTTTCGATCGCTTTGTTTAGAGTTAGTATTAAATAATCTTCTAATTGCTCTTTATCTTCTAATAAAGAATCTTCTATTGTAATAGCTTTTATTGTTCTATTTGCAGTTAAGGTTACTTTTAATAAACCGTCGTTGCTTTCTTCATCTACTAAAACAGTGTTTAATCTTATTTTAGTGTCCTCTACTTTTTGTTGAGTTTCTTTAAGTTTACCCATCATTCCTGCTAAATCTCCAAACATAATTTTATTTTGTATTAATGTAGCTGCAAATTTATAAAATTCAATAGTTAATAACCAATATAATATCTATTGAAAAATCCAACACTTTTATTAGCTTTAAGTTTTACTTTTGTTGCATGTTAAATCTTTTATTAATGATGTAACATAATCTTGTAATCAAAATCAAAACATGTCAGAATCTACAATAGTAATCAATCCTCCAATTGCAAAAAAAATAGCGAAGTCTCTAGAGAAACATAACGATATACGTATCGATAATTATTTCTGGATGAACGATAGAGAAGATCAAAATGTTATAGATCATCTTAATGCAGAAAACACTTATACTAAATCTGTTTTAAAGCATACAGAAACATTTCAAAAAGACCTTTTTGAGGAAATGAAAGGTAGAATAAAAGAGGATGATAGTTCTGTGCCATACAAACTAAATGGATATTGGTACGTTACTAAATTCGAAAAAGGAAAAGACTATCCTATTTATACAAGAAAAAAAGAAACTTTAGAAGCACCAGAAGAAATTATTTTCGATTGTAACGAAATGGCTAAAGATCATGCTTATTTTAAGTTAGGAGGAGTGTCAATAAGTCCCGATAATACAATGGCTAGTTTTGCCTTAGATACAGTGAGTAGAAGACAATACACGCTTCAAATTAAGAGTTTAAAGACAGGTGAAGTTTTTCCAGATAAAATAGAAAATACAACTGGGAGTTCTACTTGGGCAAACGATAA includes these proteins:
- a CDS encoding YbaB/EbfC family nucleoid-associated protein yields the protein MFGDLAGMMGKLKETQQKVEDTKIRLNTVLVDEESNDGLLKVTLTANRTIKAITIEDSLLEDKEQLEDYLILTLNKAIEKASQINEAELAAVAKDGMPSIPGMDMFK